The following proteins are co-located in the Imtechella halotolerans genome:
- the rhuM gene encoding Fic family protein — MEKEQEQIIIYEADNGQTQIDVAFKSETVWLSQAQITSLFNRDRTVITRHINNIFKEGELERNQVCANFAHTATDGKIYLVEHYNLDVIISVGYRVKSKRGTQFRIWANKILKEYLLQGYAVNERLLQERTQQLQELKNVVQLQEKVISEYPLNTDESVGHIKIIAQYSRALNLLDDYDHQRLSLPDKGSQEVFKISYNEARKAIDELGKQTKFKGLFGREKDDSFKGSLENIYQTFAGEDLYPTIEEKAAHLLYFVVKNHSFSDGNKRIAAYLFVWFLDRNNILFTKYGSKVIPNNALVA, encoded by the coding sequence ATGGAGAAAGAACAAGAACAAATAATTATTTATGAGGCGGACAATGGTCAAACTCAGATTGATGTAGCGTTTAAATCGGAAACAGTCTGGCTATCTCAAGCTCAAATAACCAGTCTTTTTAATAGAGATCGAACCGTTATTACTAGACATATTAATAACATATTCAAGGAAGGAGAACTGGAACGGAATCAAGTATGTGCAAATTTTGCACATACTGCTACTGATGGTAAAATTTACCTAGTTGAACATTATAATCTGGATGTGATTATTTCGGTAGGTTATCGAGTTAAGTCAAAACGAGGTACACAATTCAGAATATGGGCTAATAAAATTTTAAAAGAGTATTTATTACAAGGTTATGCCGTCAATGAAAGACTTCTTCAGGAAAGAACTCAACAGTTACAGGAGCTTAAAAATGTGGTTCAGTTACAAGAAAAAGTAATTTCAGAATATCCGCTTAATACCGATGAATCGGTAGGTCATATAAAAATCATTGCTCAATATTCCCGGGCGTTAAACCTATTAGATGATTATGATCATCAGCGGTTGAGCTTGCCGGATAAGGGGAGCCAGGAGGTTTTTAAGATTTCTTATAACGAGGCCAGAAAAGCTATTGATGAACTTGGAAAGCAAACTAAGTTTAAAGGACTCTTTGGAAGAGAAAAGGACGATTCTTTTAAAGGATCTCTTGAAAACATTTACCAGACTTTTGCAGGAGAAGATCTTTATCCAACTATCGAGGAAAAGGCAGCTCATTTGCTATATTTTGTAGTTAAAAACCATTCGTTTTCCGATGGTAATAAAAGAATTGCGGCTTATCTGTTTGTATGGTTTTTAGATAGAAACAATATTTTGTTTACCAAGTATGGCAGTAAGGTTATCCCGAATAATGCATTAGTAGCATAA